A genomic region of Solanum dulcamara chromosome 2, daSolDulc1.2, whole genome shotgun sequence contains the following coding sequences:
- the LOC129880299 gene encoding nucleobase-ascorbate transporter 7-like, with translation MAGGGAAAPPKQDENIPHPVKDQLPNVSYCIASPPPWPEAILLGFQHYIVMLGTTVLIPSTLVPQMGGGKEEKAKMIQTLLFVAGLNTLTQTLFGTRLPAVIGGSYTFVPTTLSVVLAARYNDISNPQEKFERIMQGIQGAMIVASTLQIVIGFSGLWRNVTRLISPLSAIPLVALSGFGLYEFGFPLVAKCAEIGLPQLIVLLIFSQYIPHLMKGDKHVFDRFAVIFSVVIVWVYAHILTVAGTYKNAPIKTQLSCRTDRAGIISGSPWIRVPYPFQWGAPTFDAGEAFAMMAASFVALVESTGTFFAVSRYASATPIPPSVLSRGVGWQGVGILFSGIFGTGTGSSVSPENAGLLALTRVGCRRVVQISAGFMIFFSILGKFGAVFASIPAPIVAALYCLFFAYVGSAGLSFLQFCNLNSFRTKFILGFSVFMGLSIPQYFNEYTAINGYGPVHTRARWFNDMINVPFSSEPFVAGLLALFLDVSLHRKDAATRKDRGMPWWDKFKSFKTDTRSEEFYSLPFNLNKFFPSV, from the exons ATGGCAGGTGGTGGAGCAGCAGCACCACCAAAACAAGATGAGAATATACCACACCCTGTGAAAGATCAACTTCCTAATGTTTCTTACTGTATTGCTAGTCCTCCTCCTTGGC CTGAGGCCATATTACTTGGGTTCCAACACTACATTGTTATGCTTGGCACAACTGTACTCATCCCTTCAACTCTGGTTCCCCAGATGGGGGGTGGAAAA GAAGAGAAAGCAAAGATGATTCAAACATTGCTCTTTGTTGCTGGTTTGAACACGCTAACTCAGACTTTGTTTGGTACAAGACTACCTGCTGTTATTGGAGGCTCTTATACTTTTGTGCCAACAACACTTTCAGTTGTCTTGGCTGCTCGATATAACGATATTTCTAACCCTCAGGAG AAATTTGAGAGGATAATGCAAGGGATTCAAGGAGCCATGATTGTAGCTTCAACTCTTCAGATTGTTATTGGCTTTAGTGGTTTATGGCGGAATGTGACAAG GTTAATCAGTCCACTCTCCGCCATTCCATTGGTAGCTCTCTCAGGATTTGGATTATACGAGTTTGGTTTTCCTCTG GTAGCAAAATGTGCGGAGATTGGATTGCCACAGCTTATCGTTCTCCTAATCTTTTCACAG TACATACCCCATTTGATGAAAGGGGATAAGCATGTCTTCGACCGGTTTGCTGTTATATTTTCTGTGGTGATTGTATGGGTTTATGCTCACATTCTCACTGTAGCTGGAACTTACAAAAATGCACCAATAAAGACTCAACTTAGCTGCAGAACTGATCGTGCTGGAATTATCAGTGGATCTCCATG GATTAGAGTTCCATATCCATTTCAATGGGGAGCTCCCACATTCGATGCTGGAGAAGCATTTGCAATGATGGCAGCTTCATTTGTTGCGCTTGTTGAG TCCACTGGTACTTTCTTTGCCGTGTCAAGGTATGCCAGTGCAACTCCTATACCTCCTTCTGTCCTTAGCCGTGGTGTAGGTTGGCAG GGTGTGGGCATATTGTTCTCAGGAATATTTGGAACCGGAACTGGCTCATCTGTATCTCC GGAAAATGCTGGCCTGCTGGCATTAACCCGTGTTGGGTGCAGGAGGGTTGTTCAAATATCTGCTGGTTTCATGATCTTCTTTTCGATTCTTG GGAAATTTGGAGCTGTCTTTGCGTCAATCCCTGCACCAATAGTTGCAGCATTGTATTGCCTCTTCTTTGCCTATGTTG GTTCAGCTGGTCTCAGTTTTCTCCAGTTCTGCAACTTAAACAGCTTTAGAACAAAGTTCATTCTAGGATTCTCAGTTTTCATGGGCTTATCCATTCCACAGTACTTCAATGAATATACAGCAATAAATGGATATGGTCCTGTTCATACTAGAGCTAGATGG TTCAATGACATGATCAATGTGCCCTTCTCGTCGGAACCTTTTGTTGCTGGTTTACTAGCATTATTCCTGGATGTATCACTGCACCGAAAAGACGCCGCAACAAGGAAGGACAGGGGCATGCCATGGTGGGATAAATTCAAGTCATTCAAGACAGATACAAGAAGTGAAGAGTTTTATTCATTGCCCTTCAATCTCAACAAGTTTTTCCCATCTGTATGA